GCACGAGTCCCAAGCAATAGGTAGTCTCCTCCTCTTAGCTACCAAGCCCCAGTGTCTTCATGATAGGGTATGCTTCTCTTTCCTAGACTTGGTTTTCCCCTATGCGGTCTTGGACTAGCCTAAATCTGCTGGTGGTAATTGGACTGTCCTTTAAAGTCTTTGAAAGGGAGTTTTCTATCCAAATCTGACTCGGACCCATCCAAATCTAAGTTTCTTCAACACAAAAATGTTGGATCTTAAGCATGGGTCCCAAGCAATAGGTAGTCTCCTCCTCTTAGCTACCAAGCACCGGTGTCTTCATGATGGGATATGCTTCTCTTTCCTAAATTTGGTTTTCCCCTAAGTGGTCTTGGTGTTGTTATTTTCTACTGCTTAATTAAAatgtatttcattttattcaatCCCTAATCATACTTTTTGTTAcctcattaaataatattatcattttCAACTAATTCTACTTGTGTTATTTtaggattttcatttttttttttttaggattttcatTATTCTATTATAATCTAATCAAGTCAATGGCTTATTTAAGCCATTAAACTTTCCTATCggagctatttttttttctcatcaaaataCTGGTGtattattcttttcttctcctAAAAGTATTCTTGCTCTCCCTTGTATTTTTCTCTTACTTAATTGGTATTCTTGTTAAATCGATTAAGGAAAGAGGCTATTAAATGGTTGTTCTTGAACCTCTATGCGTGGAAGTGCGTTCAAAATTAAGGTCGATTGTAGTCTAATCCTGAGGGTTATTTGGCCTTAGAACTAATTTGCACCAAGTTTTCTCTCAAGGTGTATCGTATCAACCTCTAAGGGCAACACATTCTTGTAATTGTGTAACACTATAAAAACCTTCTTAAACTCATTTtaactttttgcttttgttgttaATAATTCAGATTGCACTTGTTTTGGATTAAGAGATTGTTCattcactaaaatatttccaTGAATTGCATTTTGTAATTGAAATCGAGAATAAAGTAGAGAATGCCAATTGTCAATACCACGTTGGTAGCTACATGTGTGCTCGTTTTGTTCAATGAAAAGCCAACATTTTTAAAAGgcacaaaatatatacaaagaTTTAAAATATGTAAACCAATAAACATAAAGAAACAACAATGTGCTTAGAATTTAGCTCATTTTTCGTCCAAATAAGGATTTAGTCCAAGTTGTTTCCTTGTCCTCCCCACAAACAAGTCCTCAGATTTGATTTTACCAGGAATGCATCCACCAATTGTAATTAGTGGAAACTGTGCCACCCCTTCTTTCCTCCCAAGTGAGACAATTACCATTTCCCAACCAGGTTTATAAGTAGCCATCTTGCTCTCACTTTCTCCATTCATCAGTAACTTCAAGTTCTTGGCAGTCACATGAGCATGTTTCTGTGCCACATACCCTTGTTTGATCTCCTGCTTAGTAAACCATAGCTAATCAGACATCTTAGAAGtcagaacacacacacacacacacacatatatatatatatatttttccttctAAAATATAAATCCATAGATAATAAAACAAACATAGAATAATACATCCGCGGCTGTGTGGCACTTGCTCACCAAACCAAATAAACATTAGATTATGTGAGGCTATTCATCTAGCTGAAAATGACCTTCATTGTTACTTAATCAAGAAGCCAGGGGACTGATAACTAAACTATAGTCAAACTTGTTTGGTATACACATGCGAGTGAAAGTTTCACATTGGAGGAAgaacaaggaagggcttaagcTTTTGAAAGGTCTCAACTAGAATCTCCTCAATGTGTTTTTCCCCTAACAAGTGGTACTAGAGCCAATAGATGAGCATGTAGGGTTGACATATGGTTCCCATATAGATAACCATACAAGAGCCTCCTATATGGATGAAGCGTGCTGAAGTAAAAGATCCCATAGGCATATCAAGGCTCCAAATGGAATATCCCCAAAGTGTTACCTCTGTAATAAAATGTTGATTTTCTATAATGTAGAGGAAGACTGGTTTGATGTTGTAGTCTATAAGAACAACTGAAGCTTCTCTAACTAGGACAAAATTACATACTGATTTACTGATGCATGGCAACATGAGTTTATATGGAGGTCAAATGTCTGCCAGTAGCACAACCTATCAAAAAGATTAAACTTACTTTAATATCGGTGATATCTCCTACTGCAAAGATATTTTTATGACCTCTGATCCTCAAGTTTTGATCAACCACCAGCTTTCCATGTATATTCAGGCTATTCTGCAAAATGCTTTCATTAAGCCAAGATGAACCTATCGGCTTCCCCGTACACACAAAATGGCAATCAGCTTTTATAGTTTCTCCAGAAGAGGTTTGAACAATGCCACCATTCAAATGGTTCAGATTGATGGATTGATCCAAGATCACATCAACTTTCTTTGCAGTCAACCAATTCATTGCCATTTGGGAAGCCTTGGAGCCAATATATTCCAGCAATCTTGGCCCCCGGTGCACCAGTATCAACTTCTTATctggaaaaacaaaagaaatttcacCAGCAAGTTCCACACCAGTTGGACCCCCACCAACAATCAAAACTGTATTAACAGATTTTATCTTTTCAAAATCTGTGCCATGAAAAGAGAATAGTGTCAGATTAGATTCAAGGAAAAATTTGCTTCTTCCATCATGTACCAGAAGTATATTATCATGTAAATAGTCTATACAAACAAAACAGTAACAGAATATTCTTACTCATGATGTGTCATAGTGTGTTCACCTGCCTTGTACTCATTGAGCCTCTCTGCTTTAGTTTTGGGAGCAGATTCCAAGTGACCTGTTGCAATCACAACATAATCATATGCAACCTTTTGGCCATCTTCAGTCGTGACTTCGCTGTCTGTAATGTTAGTTGCTGAAGATGCAATAATCTGAACTTTGGGAAGATAATCAATGTGATTAATCACTGATCTTTCAGCAAATGATGGCTCCACCATTGACCTCAAGCTTGCCCATGGGATGTCATAGTACTCCTTCCTGATGTCATTCACACATCTTTAACAGCCAATTTGGATATCATATGCAAAAACAAGTCCATAATAACTCCTAGGATTTGAGAACCACTTTCTCAGCTTCcagtatttagttttttgtttttcaaacaTCATTGTTATTAAGAAATaacatgaaagaaagaaaaacaagtagTTTGAGATTATTCAACTTCAAGATAATTCTACCTATTCATCAactctagtacttttttaaattaatttacaaTCTTGTATCTCCGCATCATTTGATTGTGATCATAACAAAACAAATTCCCAAAATTTCCATTCATGACCCATTCACAAGCTACATTTTCCCAAATCCCAAGTCTATCATTAGCAAAAATTTTAAGGATAGAACGGGCTgattcaaatgaaaaataaatcgCATgacatattaaattatttaaacaaataacaTGATTATTAAATAGGTCATGTGATCAAAAATATACTAGTCATTTGAATCTCCATGCACTATATTGGAGGAACTTTCCTTCATACCAGTTTACAAGAATTTCTATCCTTCTTCCTTCTGAAATTAGACACCAAatgtaattaaaaagaaaaagatgactTCACAATTgcatttcaatttatttattgcaatataattgaagaaaattaaACTTTCATTGTTGTGaatcaagggtattttgggatTTGCACCGGATAGCATTAAATATAAACTCTAATTTCTCATAAATAGTAAACTAATTGCAGCTCCTTTAGATGTAGCCATGTTGCCAAACTAGGTAAAATCTATGTGttgatttttatcttctttaatcTTGCTTAAATTTGATTATTCACAATACTGTTTTATTCATCCCAAACACAcataatttatttcatttgcAAGCAGGTAGCAGCAACTAACAGGGCTACAAAGAACACACAACTCTGATTGAAGGCTTACTGATCGATGAGGACAACATCTGCCACAGATTGGAGAGAATAAGCCACAATGGAGCCACCAACTCCACCACCAATCACAACCaccctcatcttcttcttctcttctccaGATTTTGCCATTCCACTCTGCAAGCCCACTTTTGGTTtgaacaaagaacaaaaccaCGAGAAGATAGCCATTATTTTAAGTACTTTGCTGGGGTGTCTTTGCAATTTTCAGCACCATTGAAGACAAATGAAAACCAAGACAAGGTGCAAAAACCAAGTGTCCAAAGTTGTTCTCCTAGGAGGAAAAAACAGAGAAAGTTTGCGGACACAAAAATTTTTATAACTACTTGCACCATAAATTGTTAGTGACAcgtaaaaaaaagtgatgtcaatgATGTACACATATGAAAACCAGCAAAACCTAACTGCTGTAACAAATgttgtgacattttttttgtcTGTTACATTGCTCAAAGAAATATGTTACTTGCCGGTTCATGTCAGCTGTGTCAACTGTCGGAGGCTTCTAGAGTATTTAGTAACTGTGTGACATTGCGATTTGGTCTGGCATTTCCTTATTCAGCTACCAAACAAATTAACTACCaaagttttgttttgagaataaaTTAACTGCCAAAGTTGAAAGTAGCAATCACCTAGCaaattactttttctttgtttttagtttGGTGAACGTTAACAAGCACCGCGTAATGCTTGTTAAGGTTTCTTAACGTGGAtcttacataataaaaaaatgaaataaataaaggaaaaagacataaaaatacatataaaattgaaaaaaaatgacataaagttgcaaaaaaagacaaaaaagttgtcaaaaaaagtcaaaaaattgttattaaagtGCCCATTAAcacaactcatatatatatatatatatatatatgggaaatgttaacaagcacTGTGCAGTGCTTGTTAAAGTTCCCTAATGTGGGTCATACACTCATATAGTcatatgttataaaaaaaaataagataaataaaagaaaaatacataaaagtacttataaaattggaaaaaaaaatgacataaagctacacacaaaaaaaataaaaaataaaaacaaaaaatttgtcaacaaaaagtcaaaaaagttGTTAACAGGCATCATAAAGTGTCTATTAACACAaccctttttgttttctttttccaaatcgatttttaccaattttttttctagcattttttttccttccataaCAAGTGGATAAATATGATGATAACCTTtggataaaaggaaaaatatcaaTAAACCATGATCTATTCCTCCTTTCCTTTCTTATCTTAAAAAGATTTTCTATTTATACAAATTATGGGAATAACacatttggcttttaaattttttttactagtagAAAAATCATTAATTCTTGCAAGAAAATTTACGTGGGAAATCTCCTCCAAAAAATATGTACCACTTAATTATAAAACCGTTGATCATTAAATTTTTGGTTGAGAACCATAGTAGCTGAaataaatgtgatttttttagagataattccAACTTATGGCATCCGTTTTTTATAACtgttcttttatcatcaaaccaagatatcaattggtttttggaaTAGGTGGATTGAAGCTCAGATTTCTTATTTGACGacaagagactttactagttgaactaactaAGACCCACAAATAAATGTGGTTTTAAGTTCAAATGGTGCTTCATGGGTAATAAATTGAACCTTTAGCTATGATACTATGGACAATTTGGTTCCGGAGAAACCAACTGAGGGGTAGCTCACAGACCTTTCCAATTGATCAAGTACCTCAACAAGCGATGGATCGGCTTTTGGAATTTGAGAGAGCAAATACAAAAACCTCGACCTCTTTACCTGGCCCTAGCACAGTCCCCAAATCCCAAGTTCGTTAGAAACCCCCTTCAGCtagtttgttaaaaaaaacaaaaaaaaaatttaatggttaATGGAtacgaattttgacaaatccacaattagattacattttttttttccttatatcatccatgcttgcaaaacttcaaaaagatcaaagatcaatagcttatgtcatcaatcaaatgtttaaattttgagtttttatagtctaaaattatatgcaaaaaataagattatggatcaaatagtaaataacatccgattgacatgaaatttgatatgcattttaggaataaaaagaatatataattcaacggttaaatttttaaaatatgtagccatgttaatttgtttagtgaaagttgtagttttaagttacaactaagtttgtagtcaaattttgtcCTCAAACTTTGTTCCTCTTAagtcttaacaatatattgagcctttgtatcaaaataaaaacaatatattgagcctttacaaacaaaaagaaaaattcaagaaaaaatttatttaactaaaattttgaaaaagatgtaaCTTGTAGTATTGATAATGAGATTATAatgcaacgatttcaaaatatataaaaaaaataaaaataaaaataaaaaattcataaaagaaaattgtaagacttcatgtatttgggtttttttttttttttttttttttttttttcacttttatttttggttgttgtcaatatatgaatttatctttttattagattctgtttaatttaagtttcttcatgaccaccttgaaaaaaatttttggaaccGCCACTGGAAATCATCATCTTATCTTATCAAGTTTGCTTCGGATATAGGTATTTTGAATGCTGTACTTGAAGAAGATTCAGAAATCATCATCTTCTCTTTGCAAGCTGAGCAAGCCTCTCTAGCCTCATATGGTCATTTAATTTCGAATGCTATAGTGTTTGCGGATTCCTTAAagtatattagttttttttcatgtttgttGCCAAGGAAATTCTACTACTCATAACCTTGCTAGACATACTAACCATGTCACAAGTTCTTTAGTGTAGATGGAGGATATTCCATTTCACCTTTTAGTTGTAATTCAAGGCAACATGGCTTTTCTTTGATGGAATCATTAGCTTTCTTCTAAAAGAAAAGTAATGAGATTTTTCTAAATGTATACtaaaatttaacccaaaaaaaggggtcaaaaatattacaaaaacacacatttgGAAGTGCCTTGAAAAAATAGTATACGCACCTTGATAGCTTGAGTAGGAGGCGGAAttttttatgggtaattacatttttggtccttatcctatacataatttttaatttgatccctaacatttcaattgtgtcaattttgtCCCTAACTTTTCAataccgtgtcaatttagttaCTGTCattatcttttggatgaaaattgatgatgtGTCTaacggtcaaaataaaaaattagcttccCTTGATgtaagaataaattaaaattttagtttgctTGTTTGCTATGTCAGCAATTTTCATCTAAGATATAATGACaaaaactaaattgacacgacacTAAGAGTGTCTTTGGTATGAGCTTATAAGctcagcttttagcttttatgtataaattgttaaaaccccactttttcccacattttctcacattttcaaaaaaaatttaaagtacaagtatactttagcacatttttaacaaaaaaattttcagtttcaactaaataaattgttctCAACCCTAAAAGGTTAAAGACCAAATTAACATAATTGAAAGGTTAGAAAgtaaattgaaatatagtataaaaGATAGATACTAAATAtgtagtttattatttttttattaaccatAGTTAAACTTTAGTAAAgaaattttagaacaatttaaaatatttcattacttttttttttggtgaataaatATTTCATTACTAATATAAATAACAAGGAACCTAAAAGGAggagtgtatttttttttttttccttcgcaTTTAGGATGAATTGTGATTCTTTCAAACCTCAGAtaaagatttgtttttattaaatctgCTATCCAGCTATAACCCAGCCTTTTAAAATGATTAAACCCGAATATGGACCAAACAGAGTGGCCACACAGTGCCTGCTGCTTTAttccttaattaattattaattattattagtaggACAATGAAATTTAATTGTAAACTAGTCGAGAAAGCAAGTCTGCCCTATCTCAGTTACAGGATAAGCCTCAAAACAGTGTGCACAATGAAATTTAATTGTAAATTAGTCGAGGAAGCCAGTCTGCCCT
This genomic stretch from Quercus robur chromosome 4, dhQueRobu3.1, whole genome shotgun sequence harbors:
- the LOC126722218 gene encoding uncharacterized protein LOC126722218 isoform X2; amino-acid sequence: MAIFSWFCSLFKPKVGLQSGMAKSGEEKKKMRVVVIGGGVGGSIVAYSLQSVADVVLIDQKEYYDIPWASLRSMVEPSFAERSVINHIDYLPKVQIIASSATNITDSEVTTEDGQKVAYDYVVIATGHLESAPKTKAERLNEYKADKKLILVHRGPRLLEYIGSKASQMAMNWLTAKKVDVILDQSINLNHLNGGIVQTSSGETIKADCHFVCTGKPIGSSWLNESILQNSLNIHGKLVVDQNLRIRGHKNIFAVGDITDIKEIKQGYVAQKHAHVTAKNLKLLMNGESESKMATYKPGWEMVIVSLGRKEGVAQFPLITIGGCIPGKIKSEDLFVGRTRKQLGLNPYLDEK
- the LOC126722218 gene encoding uncharacterized protein LOC126722218 isoform X1, coding for MAIFSWFCSLFKPKVGLQSGMAKSGEEKKKMRVVVIGGGVGGSIVAYSLQSVADVVLIDQKEYYDIPWASLRSMVEPSFAERSVINHIDYLPKVQIIASSATNITDSEVTTEDGQKVAYDYVVIATGHLESAPKTKAERLNEYKADFEKIKSVNTVLIVGGGPTGVELAGEISFVFPDKKLILVHRGPRLLEYIGSKASQMAMNWLTAKKVDVILDQSINLNHLNGGIVQTSSGETIKADCHFVCTGKPIGSSWLNESILQNSLNIHGKLVVDQNLRIRGHKNIFAVGDITDIKEIKQGYVAQKHAHVTAKNLKLLMNGESESKMATYKPGWEMVIVSLGRKEGVAQFPLITIGGCIPGKIKSEDLFVGRTRKQLGLNPYLDEK